One window of the Salminus brasiliensis chromosome 1, fSalBra1.hap2, whole genome shotgun sequence genome contains the following:
- the LOC140552274 gene encoding tripartite motif-containing protein 16-like: MAEASISVDHEQFSCPVCLDLLKDPVTIHCGHSFCMVCINGCWDQDEQKGVYSCPQCRETFTPRPVLRRNNMLAEVVEKLKKTQLQAASPAPRYAGPGDVECDFCTGRKLKAIKSCLTCLASFCETHLKPHSEVPTWKKHKLVKASTQLQEKICSQHDRLIEIYCRTDQSSICYLCTMEDHRGHDTVSATTERSRKQTQLKEMQEKLQQRIQEKQKKLQELEQTVNTLKRSAQSAVEDSERIFTELIRSIEKKRSELTELIRAQEKAELSGAEELLEKLQQEMADLKRRHTELEQLSHTEDHLHFLQVTLTDLQRKLLLIKLSFQSLCVSSGSENSASITVHQHPSFDGVRKSVSELKERLEEFCREEFRKIPPHAAAVQILSSEPKTREDFLQYHCRLTLDPNTVNNYLRLSEKNRVVMWSKEVQSYSDHPERFNSWKQVLCKESVCGRCYWEVEWNSGDWWVYISVSYKGISRKGGGNECVFGCNSQSWSLECSSSLSFLHNNIRTKLSAPPSSRIGVYVDHSAGTLSFYSVSDTMTLLHTLHTTFTQPLYAGFYVSGGTVRLCDKK, encoded by the exons ATGGCAGAGGCCAGTATTTCAGTAGATCACGAgcagttcagctgtccagtctgTCTGGATCTGCTGAAGGATCCAGTGACCATCCACTGTGGACACAGTTTCTGTATGGTGTGTATTAATGGCTGCTGGGATCAGGATGAACAGAAGGGGGTCTACAGCTGCCCCCAGTGCAGAGAGACGTTCACTCCAAGGCCTGTTCTACGCAGGAACAACATGCTGGCTGAAGTGGTGGAGAAACTGAAGAAGACACAACTCCAAGCTGCTTCTCCTGCTCCCCGTTACGCTGGACCTGGAGATGTGGAGTGTGATTTCTGCACCGGGAGAAAACTCAAAGCCATCAAGTCCTGTCTGACGTGTCTGGCCTCCTTTTGTGAAACTCATCTTAAACCTCACTCTGAAGTTCCTACttggaagaagcacaagctgGTCAAAGCGTCCACCCAGCTACAAGAGAAGATCTGCTCtcagcatgacagactgatcgAGATCTACTGTCGTACTGATCAGAGCTCTATCTGCTATTTATGCACAATGGAGGATCACAGGGGACACGATACAGTCTCAGCTACAACAGAAAGAAGCAGGAAACAG ACTCAGCTAAAAGAGATGCAGGAGAAACTCCAGCAGAGGATCcaggagaagcagaagaagctgCAGGAGCTGGAACAGACAGTGAACACTCTTAAG cgcTCTGCACAATCAGCAGTGGAGGACAGTGAGAGGATCTTTACTGAGCTGATCCGCTCAATTGAGAAAAAGCGCTCTGAGCTAACAGAGCTGATCAGAGCTCAGGAGAAGGCTGAACTGAGTGGAGCTGAAGAACTCCTGGAGAAACTGCAGCAGGAGATGGCTGATCTAAAGAGGAGACACACTGAGCTGGAGCAGCTTTCACACACAGAGGATCACCTCCATTTCCTCCAGGTAACACTCACTGATCTACAGAGGAAGCTGCTCCTCATCAAGCTT AGTTTccagtctctctgtgtctcttctgGATCTGAGAACTCAGCCAGCATCACTGTCCATCAACATCCCTCATTTGATGGAGTGAGGAAATCTGTCTCTGAGCTGAAAGAGCGACTAGAGGAATTCTGCAGAGAGGAGTTCAGGAAGATCCCTCCACATG CTGCAGCAGTTCAGATTTTATCCTCAGAGCCAAAAACCAGAGAAGATTTTCTGCAAT ATCACTGTCGACTGACTCTGGATCCCAACACAGTAAATAATTACCTCAGACTGTCTGAGAAGAACAGAGTGGTGATGTGGAGTAAAGAAGTCCAGTCATACTCTGATCATCCAGAGAGGTTTAACAGCTGGAAACAGGTGTTGTgtaaggagagtgtgtgtggacgcTGTTACTGGGAGGTTGAGTGGAACAGTGGAGATTGGTGGGTGTACATATCAGTCTCATATAAAGGGATCAGCAGGAAAGGAGGGggtaatgagtgtgtgtttggatgcaacagtcagtcctggagtctggagtgttcctcctctctctctttcctccacaACAACATTCGGACTAAGCTCTCAGCTCCACCATCCTCCAGAATAGGAGTGTATGTGGATCACAGTGCAGGAactctgtccttctacagcgTCTCTGACACAATGACCCtcctacacacactccacaccacatTCACTCAGCCGCTCTACGCTGGGTTCTATGTTTCTGGAGGAACTGTGAGGTTATGTGATAAGaagtga
- the LOC140552261 gene encoding tripartite motif-containing protein 16-like yields the protein MAEASISVDHEQFSCPVCLDLLKDPVTIHCGHSFCMVCINGCWDQDEQKGVYSCPQCRETFTPRPVLRRNNMLAEVVEKLKKTQLQAASPAPRYAGPGDVECDFCTGRKLKAIKSCLTCLASFCETHLKPHSEVPTWKKHKLVKASTQLQEKICSQHDRLIEIYCRTDQSSICYLCTMEDHRGHDTVSATTERSRKQTQLKEMQEKLQQRIQEKQKKLQELEQTVNTLKRSAQSAVEDSERIFTELIRSIEKKRSELTELIRAQEKAELSGAEELLEKLQQEMADLKRRHTELEQLSHTEDHLHFLQVTLTDLQRKLLLIKLSFQSLCVSSGSEDSASITVHQHPSFDGVRKSVSELKERLQEFCREEFRKIPPHAAAVQILSSEPKTREDFLQYHCRLTLDPNTVNNHLRLSEKNRVVMWSKVQSYSDHPERFNSWPQVLCKESVCGRCYWEVEWSGGGCVYISVSYKGISRKGGGNECVFGCNSQSWSLVCSSSLSFLHNSIRTKVSAPPSSRIGVYVDHSAGTLSFYSVSDTMTLLHTLHTTFTQPLYAGFWVCGGSTVRLCDKK from the exons ATGGCAGAGGCCAGTATTTCAGTAGATCACGAgcagttcagctgtccagtctgTCTGGATCTGCTGAAGGATCCAGTGACCATCCACTGTGGACACAGTTTCTGTATGGTGTGTATTAATGGCTGCTGGGATCAGGATGAACAGAAGGGGGTCTACAGCTGCCCCCAGTGCAGAGAGACGTTCACTCCAAGGCCTGTTCTACGCAGGAACAACATGCTGGCTGAAGTGGTGGAGAAACTGAAGAAGACACAACTCCAAGCTGCTTCTCCTGCTCCCCGTTACGCTGGACCTGGAGATGTGGAGTGTGATTTCTGCACCGGGAGAAAACTCAAAGCCATCAAGTCCTGTCTGACGTGTCTGGCCTCCTTTTGTGAAACTCATCTTAAACCTCACTCTGAAGTTCCTACttggaagaagcacaagctgGTCAAAGCGTCCACCCAGCTACAAGAGAAGATCTGCTCtcagcatgacagactgatcgAGATCTACTGTCGTACTGATCAGAGCTCTATCTGCTATTTATGCACAATGGAGGATCACAGGGGACACGATACAGTCTCAGCTACAACAGAAAGAAGCAGGAAACAG ACTCAGCTAAAAGAGATGCAGGAGAAACTCCAGCAGAGGATCcaggagaagcagaagaagctgCAGGAGCTGGAACAGACAGTGAACACTCTTAAG cgcTCTGCACAATCAGCAGTGGAGGACAGTGAGAGGATCTTTACTGAGCTGATCCGCTCAATTGAGAAAAAGCGCTCTGAGCTAACAGAGCTGATCAGAGCTCAGGAGAAGGCTGAACTGAGTGGAGCTGAAGAACTCCTGGAGAAACTGCAGCAGGAGATGGCTGATCTAAAGAGGAGACACACTGAGCTGGAGCAGCTTTCACACACAGAGGATCACCTCCATTTCCTCCAGGTAACACTCACTGATCTACAGAGGAAGCTGCTCCTCATCAAGCTT AGTTTccagtctctctgtgtctcttctgGATCTGAGGACTCAGCCAGCATCACTGTCCATCAACATCCCTCATTTGATGGAGTGAGGAAATCTGTCTCTGAGCTGAAAGAGCGACTACAGGAATTCTGCAGAGAGGAGTTCAGGAAGATCCCTCCACATG CTGCAGCAGTTCAGATTTTATCCTCAGAGCCAAAAaccagagaagactttctgcagt ATCACTGTCGACTGACTCTGGATCCCAACACAGTAAATAATCACCTCAGACTGTCTGAGAAGAACAGAGTGGTGATGTGGAGTAAAGTCCAGTCATACTCTGATCATCCAGAGAGGTTTAACAGCTGGCCTCAGGTGTTGTgtaaggagagtgtgtgtggacgtTGTTACTGGGAGGTTGAGTGGAGCGGAGGGGGGTGTGTGTACATATCAGTCTCATATAAAGGGATCAGCAGGAAAGGAGGGggtaatgagtgtgtgtttggatgcaacagtcagtcctggagtctggtgtgttcctcctctctctcttttctccacaACAGCATTCGGACTAAGGTCTCAGCTCCACCATCCTCCAGAATAGGAGTGTATGTGGATCACAGTGCAGGAactctgtccttctacagcgTCTCTGACACAATGACCCtcctacacacactccacaccacatTCACTCAGCCGCTCTACGCTGGGTTCTGGGTTTGTGGTGGATCCACTGTGAGGTTATGTGATAAGaagtga